CAAGCCCCCAGCCAAATTCGCCGCCTACAGAAAGTTTGGGGAGTACAAAGTACTCAGCACCAATGAAACCGCGTACACCAAAACCGAGGGTGCTGCCGCTTTTATCTTCTGTAATGCGTGAACCCGCTGCTGCTGAAGTTCCGGTAAGGAAGTCAGATGTAGTAGTGGGAGTAGTGTTAGTTGATGAAAATGCATTACCGTAAGAGTAGCTGGTTTTGCCGCCACCAAACATTACCATAGCCATACCACCATAGTAGCCCTGCAAACGGGTTTTGCCACGACGCCACTCAAGACCGCCGCCAAGGCCGATAAAGTTGCCAGACACTTTCATTTCGTCGGTAACTGTTGCGGGCGGGGTAGCCGTTGAAGCATCGTCGGTTACAAAGTTTTTCATGGTTTCAGAACCGAAACCAATGCGGAGCATGCCACGGTAAGCCATATTGGGGCTTACAAACATTTTGCCGGTGATCATGGCAAACGGGTTGGTAAAGGCCCAATTGGCGGTACCATAGTTAGAACCGTTACCACCGATAAAGTTGCCAAAGTAATCAAGGAAAGGCGTGGCATCTACGCCAATAGCCCAGTCACCTGCTTCGGGGAGAATAGGTTCACCTTTTTTTGAAGTTAAATCTTGTGCGAAGGCAGAGGTTACACCAAAAGCCAGCGCCGCTACGATGAGCGTCGATTTTTTCATAATGTGTGGTTTTAGTTAATGTTTCTTTATTCTGGTCAGGGATTATACCCTATTGTCAAAGGTATTGATTTATATAGTGAAGATACGGTATTAACAAAAATCAACTTTTTCACCACATACTGTTAATAACAGGAAATTGATTTTCCTCATCCCTTCCACTCCCGTTCACCCAGCATGGGAACAAAGCGAAACAAACCATGAAAGGTTTTGGTCAGTTTTCCGGTCTCATCTTTTGTGATAAGAGTCATTTCCTGCGAATCACCTTCCCCCACCGGAATCACTAATCTGCCGCCGGGCTTTAGCTGATCGGTAAGTGCATCGGGCACAAAGGGTGCGCCGCAGGTAACCAGTATTTTATCAAACGGCGCAAATGCCGGCCAGCCTTTATAACCATCGCCATACTGAAAATTGGGCGAGTATCCCATTTGAGGCAGAAGCGCGCGCGTTACATCATATAAGGTACGCTGCCGTTCAATGGTCCATACGCGGGCGCCGCAGGCAAGCAGCACGGCAGTCTGGTAACCCGATCCGGTACCGATTTCCAGTACACGGTCGCCTTTGCGGAGTTGCAGCAGCTGGGTTTGAAAGGCCACGGTGTAAGGCTGCGATATGGTTTGCCCTGCGCCAATGGGAAAAGCCTTGTCCTGATAAGCAAATTCGAGAAAGGCTTTGTCGAAAAACAAATGGCGCGGCACCTGCTCAATGGCTTTCAGCACGGCAGCATCGGTAATTTCGCGTTCGCGCATCAGCTCAGCCAGTTTGCGGCGAAGACCTTTCTGGCGGTAGGTATCTTCAAAAGGAGTAGTCATAAAGTGTATTCAGCAGCAGCAAACAACACTTGGCTGTTGATATGTTACGAAGTTAACCTGAAAGCAGGAGCGGCTGCGCGAATAATTTTGTAAAAAATCAAACAGGCTATGTTGAAAATCGGTGTTGCCGGTGCCGGGCATCTTGGCAAAATTCATATCCGTCAGATTAAAGAACTGGCCAGCCGCTATGAGCTGGTTGGTTTTCACGACAGCGATCCGGCCGTGCGTGCTGCCGTGGCGGCCGAATTTGGCATCCGGGCCTTTGAAACCACCGACGAATTAATTGAAGCGGCTGAAGTGGTTGATATTGTTACGCCTACGCTGCATCATTATGCCGTAGCCGTAAAAGCCCTGCGCCGCCAGCGCCACCTGTTTATTGAAAAACCGCTTACGCATACTGTTGATGAAGGCAAAATGCTGGTGCAGCTGGCCACCGAAGCCAATGTAAAAGTGCAGGTGGGCCATGTGGAGCGTTTCAATCCGGCCTTTATTGCCGCCCAGCCCCTGCTCGATCAGCCAATGTTTATTGAAACGCACCGGCTGGCCCAGTTCAATCCGCGCGGCACCGATGTATCTGTTGTCCTCGACCTGATGATACACGATATCGACATCGTACTCAGCCTGATACGTGCCAATATACGCCACATCAGCGCCAGCGGCGTAGCTGTAGTGAGCGATACGCCCGATATTGCCAACGCACGCATTGAATTCGACAACGGCGCCGTAGCCAACCTTACCGCAAGCCGCATTTCATTGAAAAACATGCGTAAATCGCGCTTTTTCCGCCGCGATGCGTATGTATCTGTCGATTTTCTCGACAAACAGGTTAGTGTAGTGCGTATGAAAACCATAGAAGGTGAACCCGATCCGCTGGCCATAATTATTCAGCCCGGCGAAGGAAAAGCACCCAAAGAATTATTTTTCGAGCACCCCGAAGTGGAGCAAACCAATGCCATACGCATGGAACTCAGCACCTTTGCCGATTCCATTACCCAAAACACCCGTCCGCTGGTGTCTATAGACGATGGGTACAAAGCACTGGAAGTTGCGCATAAAATTATTGACCAAGTGCAGGCAAAAACTAATTTTGCAGCCGCCCGGCAATAAACACAGCCTGGCTGCGTTATACACGGGAGATTAAACTGCATGATTCGAAAAATTACTTTTTACCCCGCTTTTATTGCCTTTGCGCTGCTTTCGGTATCGCTGCTTTCAGGCTGTAAACTCTTCGATCGTACCGAAGAAATTCCTTCCTACCTGAGAATCAGCTCCGTAAAATTCAATGCGCTTTCCGGACAGGGCTCATCCGCACACCAGATTACCGATGTATGGGTGTTTATGGATGATGAGCTTATCGGCGCATTTGAAGTACCCTGCACCATTCCCATTCTCAACGAGGGCAGCCACCGCTTTCTGATCCGCGCCGGAATAAAAATGAACGGCACCACCACCACACGCGCCATTTATCCTTCCTACAAAGGCTGGGACAGCACATTTACAATAACCCGCGCACAGGTGGTAAGCGTTACGCCGAGGTTTCAATATTTTCCGGCTACTGATTTTGTGTGGCTTGAAGATTTTGAAATGCCGGGACAAAGTTTTACCGACAGCGGTGCTATCGTGCAGAATGTATTTCATACCACGTTAAACCCAACCGAAGTTTTCGAAGGCTTTGAATCAGGCTATGCTAAATTAGATACTGATTCAAACGACCTGTTTATCCGCTCGCAGTTTTTCACCGGCCTATTTCCCGCGCCTTCGTTTGTATATATGGAACTCAATTACCGCTGCGATCAGCCTTTTTCAGTAGGCATCATGACACGGCAATATGAATACCGGAATGTAGCAACCATCAGCCCTAAGTCAACCTGGGGTAAAATATATATCAACCTTACCGACGCGGTCAATCAGCCTCCCTCCTCTACCGGCTATGCGTTTTACATCACCCAGCGATTGCCGGCTGGTGTAAGTGAATCTTACCTGTATATAGACAATATTAAAGTAGTGCGGTAATTGCCGGTATGAATAAAACCCGTCAGGTTCTTTACTATTTATTCAGCGACATTGTTTCGGCGGCTATAGCCTGGACTTTGTTTCACCAATACCGCAAGGTGAATATTGAATCCGTAAAGTTCGGGTTGAAAGTGCCGGTGATGTTTGACGAGAAGTTCTTTATCGGACTTGGTGCGGTGGTTTTGTTCTGGATTTCGCTGTATGGCATTACGGGAAGTTACCGGAATATATACCGCCGTTCGCGCCTCAAGGAATTCGGGCAGATTTTGCTGCTCAGTTGCATTGGCGTGCTGGTAATTTTCTTTACGCTGCTGCTTGATGATACGGTAATCAGCTACAGAACTTACTACCTGAGTACATTAACACTGTTTGTTACCCATTTCTGCTTTACCGTAACCGGCCGCATGATCCTGACCTCCATTACAAACAGCCGTATCCGAAACCGTAAATTGGGTTTCAACACCATACTTATAGGCAGCAACGCCAATGCCCTCAAGCTGTTCAGCGAACTGGAAAGCCAGACAAAATCGTGGGGCAACCGGTTTGTGGGGTTTGTGCATGTGGACAATAAAAACGGTTACTCGCACGAGCTGAAAGCCCGGTTGCCGCACCTTGGCGAGGTGGATCAGCTTCGCAGCATTATCCGCGAACATCAGGCCGAGGAAGTGATTATTGCCATCGAATCATCGGAGCACGACAGGCTGAACGCCATTATCAATGAAATGGACGATCAGCCGGTGGTAATCAAGGTAATTCCTGATATGTACGATATCCTTTCGGGGCAGGTGAAAATGAGCACCATTTTCGGTGCGCCGATGATTGAAATTAAGCGCGAGATCATGCCGCCGTGGCAGCAGTCGATCAAGCGCATAATTGATGTAATTGTATCGCTCATTGCGCTCACCGTTTTTATGCCGGTTTATCTGCTCACGGCGCTTGGCGTAAAGCTCTCGTCGAAAGGCCCTGTTTTTTACAGCCACTACCGCATAGGCATACACGGCAAGCCATTCCGCATTCATAAATTCCGCTCCATGTATGTGGATGCCGAGCGCAACGGCCCTGCCCTTTCGAGCGAAAACGATCCGCGTATTACACCATTCGGCCGTTTCCTGCGCAAAACCCGTCTCGACGAAATTCCCCAGTTTTACAATGTACTCATCGGCGAAATGTCGCTGGTGGGCCCCCGCCCCGAAAGGCAGTTCTTTATTGATAAAATTGTGCAGGTAGCTCCGCATTACCGCCACCTGCACAATGTAAAGCCGGGCATCACTTCGTGGGGACAGGTGAAATATGGTTATGCCGAAAATGTGGATCAGATGGTGGAGCGCCTGAAATACGACTTGCTGTATATTGAGAATATGTCGCTGTACGTGGATTTTAAAATTCTGATCTACACCGTGCTAATTGTAGTTCAGGGTCGGGGAAAATAGCCTGAACTTTTCCACAATTCCAGCTGTTTACAAAAACCGTTGAAAAACGGCTTGAAACCCGTCAGGCCGCTTATCTTTACGGCCTCTCAATACGTATCATTTACTTCCATTTCAATGAAAAACATCACCGTAATCGGTTCCGGAACAATGGGTAACGGTATTGCGCACGTGTTTGCACAATGCGGTTACAACGTTTCGCTGGTTGATATTTCAAAAGAGGCGCTTGACCGCGGGCTGGGCACCATTGCCAAAAACATGGACCGGCAGGTAAGCAAAGGCACGCTCAGCGAGGCCGACAAAGCGGCGGCGCTCGGGCGCATCACCCCTACCACCAATCTGGCCGAAGGCGTAGCCAATGCCGAACTGGTAGTGGAAGCCGCCACCGAAAATGTGGACCTCAAACTCAAAATTTTCCGCGATCTTGATGCTGCCGCTCCGGCGGGCTGCATCCTCGCTTCAAACACCTCCTCCATTTCCATCACCAGAATTGCAGCCGTTACCAAACGTCCGGAGTCTGTAATCGGCATGCACTTTATGAATCCGGTGCCGGTAATGAAGCTGGTGGAAGTAATCCGCGGCTACTCCACCAGCGATGCGGTGACGGCTCAGATCATGGAGCTTTCACGCAAGCTCGAAAAAGTGCCGGTAGAAGTAAACGACTATCCCGGCTTTGTAGCCAACAAAATCCTCATGCCCATGATTAACGAGGCCATTATTACGCTTTATGAAGGCGTGGCCGGCGTGGAGGAAATAGACAACGTAATGAAACTGGGCATGGGCCACCCGATGGGCCCGCTGCGTCTGGCCGATTTTATCGGACTGGATGTATGCCTCGCCATTTTGCGCGTACTGCACGACGGTTTCGGCAACCCGAAATACGCCCCCTGCCCGCTGCTGGTAAACATGGTTACCGCCGGCCATCTTGGCGATAAAACAGGCAAAGGCTTCTACGATTACTCGAACCCGAAAGCGCCTGTACTGGCCGAGCGTTTCCGCAAGAAAGAACTGGTTTAACGCAATCAGCAAACAAACAAAAACCCGGATGCCTGTGCATCCGGGATTTTTTTATGCAAAGAAAAGCCGGATAAACAGAGTTTATCCGGCTTTTGCTATTTATGAAAACCGATTAGTTGCTTTTGAAAGCATCTTCGAGGTTCTTGCGCAGAGCGGCGGTGTCCATGTTTTCGAGACCGTCTTTAATATCGCCAAGAGCAGAAGTGATAGCGGTGATCCAGTAGATAGCGAGAGCAAGAGCTACAGCGCCCATAATGATACCGGCAATCATCATACCTTTCTTGGGGTTACCAGCGCCACGAGCCATGAAGAAAGCAACAACGCTGAGTACGAGACCCACTACGGCAATCCAGAGGGCGGCAGCGCCGATACCCGGGATAATTGCAATAACAAGAGCTACGAGGCTAACTACCATACCGGCAACGCCGAGGCCTTTACCTTTAGTTGAAGGTGCGTTTGTTTGATCCATTTTAAATTTAGTTTTTTGGTTTTGAAAAGGGTGAATAGTTGAAGTGTGGCAAAAAAAATGCTTTTTCACAGGCTTTACAAGCCCACAGCACTTATAGTTATTAACATCTTTTGGCAAAGCCGCAGAAAACCCTGAGGTTACATGCCCCCGCTCCAACTTTTAAATGCGGCTTTCTGACTGTCACTCAGGCTATTCAGCTTGGCAACCTTATACACGGGGTAATAATTTTCCCCATCGGCCCTGAGGGGAAGAAATTTTTGTGCGCCACCCGAATTTACTACCAAAATCACCGAATCACTCTCAAAATAGCGCAGCCATTCCTGCAAATCAACCTTAACCGGAATCGGATCTTCGGCTCTTCCATTCACCTGAATAGCTACAATTTCATCGTTTACCGCCAAACCAGCCTGTTCAGCGGGCGAATTGAAATAGATTTCGGTAACACGGGTTACGCCGCCCTGCTCGGTGAGTTTGAAGCCAAATTTATCTTCGTGAATTTTGGCCGCCTCATACCGGTTCATTTTCAAACCGATGTATTCAAGCGCCTCATCAAGTGGAATAGTATAATCAGCTGACTGATAGAAGTATGAATTCCAGTAATGGTCGAATTTTTTGCCCGAAATTTCCTCTACAAGTGCTTTGTATTCAGCCTCGGTGTAGCCTTTTCCCTGCTGGCCGTAATCGGTCCAGAGGCGGCGCATCACGTGATCGAGGTTGCGGGTGTTTTGGGTGTGGCGGCGTATGAAAATATCGGTAATAAAGGCCAGCAGGCAGCCTTCGTGGTAAATGGATGTTTTGCGGTGCGGCGCGCCGGGCACATAGCCATCGAGCCAGGTATCAAACGACGAATCGGCTACGGAAAGGAAATGGCGGCCGTGCGAATCGAAATGCTTTTGCAGGCGTTCCTCGAACGTGTGCCAGTATTCACGCTCGGTAAACACACCCGAACGGAAAAGCAGGTAATCGCCGTAGTACGTGGTTACCCCTTCGCACACATAGCCCAGGCGCGAATAGTTTTCGCGCGTGAAATCATACGGCATCATCTCTGCCGGACGAATGGCCTTGATATTCCACGCATGGAAAAGCTCGTGGCAGCTCACGCCCAGAAAATCGCCATACAACTCATTCATCAGCTTGTAGGGCGGGCCGAGGGCAATAACAGTTGAGTCTGTATGCTCTACGCCGTGATAAAAGCGCTGCGGAAGAATCTGGTAAAGGAAATGGTATTTCTCGGCCGGACAGGAGCCGAAAATCTGCATGATTTCGTTTACGTAAATAAAGCTGTCGGCAATAATACGTGACCAGTCGGGCCGGCATTCGCCCTGAAACCAAAGGTGAAACTCCACCCCGTCGAGCACAAAGAAATTATGCTGCAGCGTGGGGCTGGCAATAAACGGACTATCGGCAAGGCGGTCGAAATCAGAAGCTACAAGTACATTGGCAGCGGGCTGCTGCAATGCCGTGGCTACGCGCCAGCCTTCGGGCAGTTGCAGTTCTACCGTGCATACTTCGCTCAGGCGGTTGGTGAGATACACGCAGCAGTTTACCGGATTTACATACAACTGGCTTTGATCGAGCCAGGTAGAACCGGCATTGAGTTCGGCGGCGTAGTATTCATATACAAAATACACGGTAGCCTCGCCGTTGCACTGCACGCGCCAGCGGTCTTTGGTAATTTTTTCGCTGTGCAGCGGCTTGCCTTCGGGTGTTTCGGCACGGAATCCGCGCACGTTTTTGGCAAAATTCCCCAGTTCGTATCTGCCGGGCCGCCACGAGGGCAATTGCACGTCAACACTGCCAGAATTTATTTCCTCGGCAATGGCAGTAATGGTAAGGTATCTGCTCTGTGGGTTAGACCACGAGAAAATGTAGTGCATAGAGGAAAGTTAGGGGTTTACAGTTACTCAGCACACGCGATGCACCCAGTTGTGCGGATCGGCAATGCGCCCGCGGCGGATGCTGTCGAGCGCCTTGTTTACGCGGCGGGCAAACCCGTTTTCATCTACCTGCGGCAAATCGTAGTCTTTGCCTTCGTAACCAATTGTGGTGATGGTGGCAATGGTGGCGGCTGTGCCGGTACCGAATGCTTCTTTGAGCTGGCCTTTCAGGAGGGCTTCCTCAATTTCATCCACACCAATTTTACGCTCTTCCACACGCATGCCCCAGTCGCGGGCCAGCGTAAGCACACTGTCGCGGGTAATACCGGCCAGAATGGTATCGCCAAGCTGCGGCGTAATAAGCGTATCGCCAATCACAAACATCAGGTTCATGGTTCCTGATTCTTCCACGTATTTATGGTCGCGGGCATCGGTCCAGATGAGCTGGTCGTAGCCATCGTGCTTGGCCAGCGCCGAAGGGTACAGCGAACGGCCGTAGTTGCCCGATGCCTTCACATAACCCACGCCACCTTCAACCGCGCGGAAGAACTTCTTCTCTACCCGCACGCGCAACGGATGATCGTAATAGGCGCCTACAGGTGTGGTAATGATGAGGAATTTATAGGTATCTGAAGCTTTTACGCCAATGTAATCATCCGTAGCGATGAGAAAAGGACGCACGTAAAGCGAACGTCCGTCGCCGCCCGGAATCCAGTTCTGGTCGAGGCGCAGAAGTTCGTCGAGGCCCTCCATAAATATGGCTTCGGGCACTTCGGCCATGGCCATGCGCTGGGCAGAGCGGTTGAGGCGTTTGTGGTTTTCGAGCGGACGGAACAGCAACACTTCGCCATTGTCGGAGCGGTGCGCCTTCATGCCCTCGAAAATACTCTGGCCGTAATGCATCACCGAACTGGCCGGGCTCATGCTCAGCGGTGCGTATGGCACAATCTCGGATTTATGCCAGTGACCGTCGGCGTATTCAGCCACAAACATGTGGTCGGAAAAAACCTTGCCAAAAGGAAGATTGTTAATATCCAGACCCGGCAGGCGCGACTGGTTTGTTTTATGAACGGGGATCGAAAGCGTGGCGTTCGACATGATGAATCAGAATAAATGGTTCCGGGCAAATATGCCTATAATTTCCCGGAAAGATTCTTTGCCGTGGTTGATTTTCGACCTACCGGCCGGAATATCAGCCGAAGGCCGTATCTTTCAGGACTATGCGCAGAATGAAAAGTTTGTTAATTCTTGTTTTTGTGCTGGGGCTTGCAGGATGTGCGGGGAAGAAATCCATGCAAAAGAAGCCTTGCAACTGCAATACACTGTCTTTCCACCACTCCGTCCGGAATGACAGTGCATTTTACTGTTGATTTTTTTGAAACGTTATACGCTTCAGCCGAACCGATATCAATCCCCCCTGTCACATGGTGCAGAGTCGAAACGAGGCAGGGTTTATTATCTTCGCATCCATGAAAGAACTCATCCGCGCACAAAATCTTCGCAAATCTTACGGAAGTTTAGAAGTATTGCGCGGCATTGATCTGAGTATTGCCGAGGGCGAAGTAGTATCGGTGGTTGGCGCCTCGGGCGCAGGCAAAACCACGCTGCTCACCATTCTCGGCACACTTGATCTGGCCGACGGCGGTTCGCTCGAAATAGCCGGGCAGCAGATTTCGTCGCTCAAGCCGCGCGAACTGGCGGCTTTCCGCAACAGGCACATCGGCTTTGTGTTTCAGTTTCACCACCTGTTACCCGAATTTACCGCGCTCGAAAACGTGTGCATGCCCGCACTCGTAGCCCGCACACCCAAAGCCGAAGCCGAAACCCGCGCCAAAGAACTGCTGCACATGCTCGGCCTGGCCGAACGCGCCGAACACAAACCCGCAGCCCTCTCGGGCGGCGAACAACAACGCGTAGCCGTGGCCCGCGCACTCATCAACAAACCCGCCGTAGTATTTGCCGACGAACCCTCCGGCAACCTCGACTCTGCCACCGCGCAACAACTGCATGAGCTGTTTTTTGACCTGCGCAAACAACTCAACCAGACGTTTGTGATTGTAACGCACAACGATGCGCTGGCTGCAAAAACAGACCGCAAGCTGGTAATGAAGGATGGATTGTTGAGTGTGTAGATTTTGCTTCCTGCGCTAACACCCCATAGAAAATACAAAAAGGAGATATTTTACTACCCTCTTTCTGCTGACTTTTTCCTCTCCCGAAATCCGCACAATCAATCTGTTTACTCCAACAATACAGGGATATTCATTTACACTTGTAATGGTATTTATTGTTTCATTCCAATCTGATCCGCAATAATATTTAGCCGCTTTCTTTATTTCATCCGCTGTAACTTCGGGAAACATAGCGGTTTCCGGCCCTAAAGAATCTTTTAAGAAATAACTTCCTGAATTATTTGCTGTAAGCATTTGCCAGGAAGAGGTATGATGCAACCAGTTTTCCAAATCGCAATGAGGACCTTCCTGCATAATACTTACACTGGTTTGAGCACATTGTTCTACACTAATTTCATCGAGTAAAAGGTTATTCAGTTGAAAAGATAAATCACCCGGATTCATACCCACTGAAACCTCTATCCGAAAAGTATCATTAATGAACTTCTCCTGTGTGGCATAAAATTCTCCGG
The Bacteroidota bacterium genome window above contains:
- a CDS encoding protein-L-isoaspartate(D-aspartate) O-methyltransferase, whose amino-acid sequence is MTTPFEDTYRQKGLRRKLAELMREREITDAAVLKAIEQVPRHLFFDKAFLEFAYQDKAFPIGAGQTISQPYTVAFQTQLLQLRKGDRVLEIGTGSGYQTAVLLACGARVWTIERQRTLYDVTRALLPQMGYSPNFQYGDGYKGWPAFAPFDKILVTCGAPFVPDALTDQLKPGGRLVIPVGEGDSQEMTLITKDETGKLTKTFHGLFRFVPMLGEREWKG
- a CDS encoding Gfo/Idh/MocA family oxidoreductase, with product MLKIGVAGAGHLGKIHIRQIKELASRYELVGFHDSDPAVRAAVAAEFGIRAFETTDELIEAAEVVDIVTPTLHHYAVAVKALRRQRHLFIEKPLTHTVDEGKMLVQLATEANVKVQVGHVERFNPAFIAAQPLLDQPMFIETHRLAQFNPRGTDVSVVLDLMIHDIDIVLSLIRANIRHISASGVAVVSDTPDIANARIEFDNGAVANLTASRISLKNMRKSRFFRRDAYVSVDFLDKQVSVVRMKTIEGEPDPLAIIIQPGEGKAPKELFFEHPEVEQTNAIRMELSTFADSITQNTRPLVSIDDGYKALEVAHKIIDQVQAKTNFAAARQ
- a CDS encoding sugar transferase; the encoded protein is MNKTRQVLYYLFSDIVSAAIAWTLFHQYRKVNIESVKFGLKVPVMFDEKFFIGLGAVVLFWISLYGITGSYRNIYRRSRLKEFGQILLLSCIGVLVIFFTLLLDDTVISYRTYYLSTLTLFVTHFCFTVTGRMILTSITNSRIRNRKLGFNTILIGSNANALKLFSELESQTKSWGNRFVGFVHVDNKNGYSHELKARLPHLGEVDQLRSIIREHQAEEVIIAIESSEHDRLNAIINEMDDQPVVIKVIPDMYDILSGQVKMSTIFGAPMIEIKREIMPPWQQSIKRIIDVIVSLIALTVFMPVYLLTALGVKLSSKGPVFYSHYRIGIHGKPFRIHKFRSMYVDAERNGPALSSENDPRITPFGRFLRKTRLDEIPQFYNVLIGEMSLVGPRPERQFFIDKIVQVAPHYRHLHNVKPGITSWGQVKYGYAENVDQMVERLKYDLLYIENMSLYVDFKILIYTVLIVVQGRGK
- a CDS encoding 3-hydroxybutyryl-CoA dehydrogenase, with the protein product MKNITVIGSGTMGNGIAHVFAQCGYNVSLVDISKEALDRGLGTIAKNMDRQVSKGTLSEADKAAALGRITPTTNLAEGVANAELVVEAATENVDLKLKIFRDLDAAAPAGCILASNTSSISITRIAAVTKRPESVIGMHFMNPVPVMKLVEVIRGYSTSDAVTAQIMELSRKLEKVPVEVNDYPGFVANKILMPMINEAIITLYEGVAGVEEIDNVMKLGMGHPMGPLRLADFIGLDVCLAILRVLHDGFGNPKYAPCPLLVNMVTAGHLGDKTGKGFYDYSNPKAPVLAERFRKKELV
- a CDS encoding M61 family metallopeptidase, with the protein product MHYIFSWSNPQSRYLTITAIAEEINSGSVDVQLPSWRPGRYELGNFAKNVRGFRAETPEGKPLHSEKITKDRWRVQCNGEATVYFVYEYYAAELNAGSTWLDQSQLYVNPVNCCVYLTNRLSEVCTVELQLPEGWRVATALQQPAANVLVASDFDRLADSPFIASPTLQHNFFVLDGVEFHLWFQGECRPDWSRIIADSFIYVNEIMQIFGSCPAEKYHFLYQILPQRFYHGVEHTDSTVIALGPPYKLMNELYGDFLGVSCHELFHAWNIKAIRPAEMMPYDFTRENYSRLGYVCEGVTTYYGDYLLFRSGVFTEREYWHTFEERLQKHFDSHGRHFLSVADSSFDTWLDGYVPGAPHRKTSIYHEGCLLAFITDIFIRRHTQNTRNLDHVMRRLWTDYGQQGKGYTEAEYKALVEEISGKKFDHYWNSYFYQSADYTIPLDEALEYIGLKMNRYEAAKIHEDKFGFKLTEQGGVTRVTEIYFNSPAEQAGLAVNDEIVAIQVNGRAEDPIPVKVDLQEWLRYFESDSVILVVNSGGAQKFLPLRADGENYYPVYKVAKLNSLSDSQKAAFKSWSGGM
- a CDS encoding branched-chain amino acid aminotransferase — translated: MSNATLSIPVHKTNQSRLPGLDINNLPFGKVFSDHMFVAEYADGHWHKSEIVPYAPLSMSPASSVMHYGQSIFEGMKAHRSDNGEVLLFRPLENHKRLNRSAQRMAMAEVPEAIFMEGLDELLRLDQNWIPGGDGRSLYVRPFLIATDDYIGVKASDTYKFLIITTPVGAYYDHPLRVRVEKKFFRAVEGGVGYVKASGNYGRSLYPSALAKHDGYDQLIWTDARDHKYVEESGTMNLMFVIGDTLITPQLGDTILAGITRDSVLTLARDWGMRVEERKIGVDEIEEALLKGQLKEAFGTGTAATIATITTIGYEGKDYDLPQVDENGFARRVNKALDSIRRGRIADPHNWVHRVC
- a CDS encoding ABC transporter ATP-binding protein, translated to MKELIRAQNLRKSYGSLEVLRGIDLSIAEGEVVSVVGASGAGKTTLLTILGTLDLADGGSLEIAGQQISSLKPRELAAFRNRHIGFVFQFHHLLPEFTALENVCMPALVARTPKAEAETRAKELLHMLGLAERAEHKPAALSGGEQQRVAVARALINKPAVVFADEPSGNLDSATAQQLHELFFDLRKQLNQTFVIVTHNDALAAKTDRKLVMKDGLLSV